The DNA segment TCTGTAATTAAGACACAATACATGAAGGAACCAAGATGAAGAGACCATTTGACCCCTTAAAGGCTGCCAATTTTAATATCTTCATAACCTTATGAGTATATAAGCATTTGAGCaatttgtggttgttttgaaAACAATCCTAAAGCATCTATGGGTTATATTTAATGGAGTATTTCACAGATAATTGGGCTGGGACTAGAgtaccaaaacaaaaaaaatacataaagtaTACTGGACTACAATGTAATCACCATCTCTCTAAAACATACCATAAACAAAAAGGAACATGGTAGATTTATTTGAGAGCTGCTatatttgtactgtatgtaccTGAGGGGCTGAACTCGGCAGGCTGTCACCACTCACGCCACTCCCTCAAATAAACACTTCGTTTCCCAGAAACCTTTAGGGTATGTGGAAGCAGACGTGTCATGACGCAACCCCCGAAACAACCAATGAGATGAGAGAAAGAACGCGCACACGCATTGTGATTGGACACCGCAGACGTCAGTTCGGCTCAGTCCGGAACACTCGACGCTGTAGGTGGACGTCAGTAAGTGTTGAGTGTTCTGATAGTTTAATGCTCGATTAAAacctcctccacccccacccccacccacatGCTGCCATCACCGGCCTGTTATGGTCGTCTCTTCCGGTTAAGGAGCATTACCGGTGCCCTGCGTTTCTCAGCGAGTCCACGCTGCCGCCTCACACCGACATTGACCAACCGCCGTCCTCTGCTCCTCGCCCGGACACTCACGATGCACTCGAGTGGAAAAGCGAAGACCTGCCGCGGAGGTCGCGATGAGCCGGGGCCCGGAGGAGCAGGCGAGCCGGGCCCGGAGCTCTGCGGCAACATCCCCTCCATCACTACGGAAGACACGGGTCCCCCGCTGGAGAGGAGACGGCAAGATGTCGTGGTTGACGAGAGAAACTTAAGGACCCCGAGTCCTCTGTTCGACGCCAGCGGGGACGACGACTCCGAGGCAGAGTCGTACCGGGGCGGGAGGACCGAGGGGGTGGACCGGGACACCAGGAGCCGCGCGTTTGCCTGGTGCCGGGACTTTTTGTCCGGGTCGTGGAAGACGATCGCAGAGGTGGATTTTGAGATCAGCATCGTcaggtaaataataaataccGACGATGTAAACAACACTGCAGGGTCCTTGTAATGATGGAGGTGTAGATCGTTTTGTAGTCAGCTATTGTGTCGACTCTGTAATGACCGTCATTAACTGTTCActgttattatttatacaaGCAATAATCATACTCATAATTAAACAGGAACGAAAGGAGCAAGGACACCAGAGCCATACATCAAACCAGTGGGGAACGAAACATGTCAACACGCATTTGTCTTGCTATTTTTATAAGAGTGCATTTTAGGGACTTCACAAATAACGTGACCTCATTGATAACACAGGTAAAAGACGGcttgttgtttgttcatttgcTACAATGGATAATGATATTTACCAAtaagagtaataataataataatcatgtcaGACATAGTAGAATTTAAGTTACCCATGGAAATGCATACAGGAGAAATGTTAAAGTGATGTAGCATGTGCCTGTGATCATGATCATTGCAGGATATGGCCTTAGTTATAGTGATTTTACCCcctaaaatagaaaatgtggaATGACATAAGTTTCTGATGACTAATTTTCTTTCTGTGGACTCTTTGATAAGTATTTATGGTCCCAGATTGGAGCCACTATCTTTATGGTTGTTCTGCTGCCTTTTTAAGGTTTTTGGGTCATATTTTCTTGTTATGTAATGAGCTGTATCCCTCTAACACTATGGGATcaccatttctttctttctttctttctaataAAAGTTttaactaacaatttagtagcacttaaatggcacttacttatagcactttgtagtttggctttcttgaagaaattgtactttcttgattcttgttgttctgggtttgtaccctcgctttggataaaagcgtaATTGTAATGTTGGCGGGTGTGGTGTGTTGAACATGTCTGCGATATTAACTTGCCAAGAGCAAAACCAAAACATAACGGCCGTCTAAGAAAAATCTACATGTTGTTTGTCTTCTGATCTTCCTGAGAGGTGGCCTGTGGGGTCAGGTTAACCTGCCTCTGAAATTATAacactgctgtttttgtttttgcagtggtGGACTGAGTAATCTGCTGTATCTGTGTACATTGCCTGAGCATGTGAACTCTGTGGGAGAGGAACCTCGCCAGGTGCTCCTCAGGATCTACGGTGCCATCCTACAGGTTGGTCTGTTTCAGAGAAATCATATTATTCCATGACCCGGTGTGGCTGCACATATTTAATAATCATGGTGGGGAAATGAAAATCAGATCAAATGACATTAAAAGCATTTTGAAAAGGATGATATTGTGTCTGACATATTGTGTCTCTGTCACAGGGAGTGGACTCTCTGGTGTTGGAGAGTGTGATGTTTGCCATCCTGGCAGAACGAACTCTGGGGCCGAAACTTTATGGCATCTTCCCTGAGGGACGCTTGGAACAATACCTTCCAGTATGAAGCACACAAAAGCAAACACGAGAGGAACaaactgtgtctctgttgtttcaCACTCCGGTCATCTTCAGCCAAATTATACAAGCACAATGGACATTATGTTATTTTGGATGTTAATGTGTAATTATTGTTTTACTGTGCTTTCATTGCTCTTCAGTTGCCTAGGTTACCCCATTAAGTTTGTGGAGATTCAAAGGTTCTGCTGCCGTTGCTTGACCTAGTTCATAATGTTGAAGATATATAGTAATTTCCTGTATCTCTGTTTTCCCAGAATACCCGCATGCACACAGAACAACTTTCAGATCCTGCCGTCTCAGCTGAGCTCGCAACCAAGGTGGCACGTTTCCATGAGATGGTTATGCCCTTTAACAAAGAGCCTAAGTGGCTGTTTGGGACCATTGACAAGTAAGGACCCCTTAAGTATTACTCTCTTTCTAACACTAGAACTTTTTTCTACTTATTTGTATCGtctattttatttctgttagaTACATGAATCAAGTGATGAAGCTTAAATTTGTCCGGGAAGCACATGTGAAGAAATTCAAGAGGCTGATGAAGTTTGACCTGCCTGCTGAGCTACAGAGCCTCCGGTGAGTCCTGCACAAGCCTCAGAAGCCCAAATTCTGTATGTTGCATGGAGTGgctttatatgtatttttatatgtaaAGCAGCTATTAAGATGTTATAGGCAAGGTTTAGGAAGATGGTGGGATGAAACCTCTAGTATCCCCTGGCCCCTCTTTTCAATACCCAGCAGTGTCAGTGAGGGACAGAAAGCGAGGAGAAAATAGCAGAATGATGATGCAATCCCTATTGCTCAAGCCATGGGGGATTACATGTAGTTCCATCAGAGCCGTATCATATTACTCACTGTAATCGCCAGCTAGGAAGGGTGTCAGTGTAGTCTGTTCAACTTCCCATGTTAAAGGGCAATTACAAAAAACCTGGAGAGTGGTTGTATTGTAATGATCATATCAGAGTGTGGGTGGGTTTTGAACCTCTTGTCTGCCAGTGAGGCGCGGAAGTTACTGTCAACACGTGGATTCAACAAATAATGAGTTATCCTATCATATAACACGTTAGACAGAGTAAAGCTTAAAGCCTTGTTGAATTTGTGCTCTGTATATAAACTAGTAAAACAATCAAAATATCAACTTACAGATTTGTTGGATACAAGTTTAATCTGAGGGAGAGGAcgagctgtctgtctgtttccactCTGAATGCTGACCTTTGTTCCACTTCTTCCACAACCTCACTGCTGCGTCCTCCTGACACTCTGACCTTGGCAACCAGTAGAGTTCCAGCACAGtgtttattgtctgtgtttatctATGAACACGTTCTTTATCTAGTAGATAAACCAGTCTCCCACTGAATGAAAACAGGCCATGCGCTGTCATCACCTGACAGACGTCCTCCCTCTTATCTGAGTTCATAACATGTGTTTTGTTCAGACAGGTATAAGATATCAGAGGGACATTGGTTTCTTTCTCCCCTCAGGATTTATTACTTTCATTTCCGCAAGGTTTTAGTTATATTCTCCAAAACCTCCTTTTAGAGTGTTGAACACCACTTTTACCAACTTTTGAATGAATAATTCAGGAGCTTCCTCATTCATAAACACTATGGAACtttaaaatgatattcaggTTCAGGTCGGGTTCTGTTATGTTGGCTGTAAAACTACACATCCGTAATCAGGCAAGAACAAACAATAaccatgtgtgtgagagacagggtaacacaaactcagtgcagccTATGTTAACTGAATCAGGCTCAGGTCGGGGtttggaaaaaaactgaaaagcctACAGTTTGGGTCGGGCAttggttagttttctctcggGATTGGACGGCTTCAAATAGCAAGATGCGACCCGAGTGTACTGCCCAGCTCTATTGGCTTGTCCAGCCGGGTTAGTAGCTGATTTAAATGGCGTCATATATATTACCTATGAAACCTCTGTGTATACCTGCTATCCCATAGCGATAAACAAAAATATGGAACGTTACGTTAGATACGGTtgaatgtgtttgtcatgttttgttcCATGTAAGCTGCCCACCAGCAAGAGTATAAGGGGCAAGGGTGGACCTGGAATGCATGTGGTGCAATGCAGCCTGGTTTTTCAGCAGTAAAACAGTGAAAGTTGTTGATAACATGACATGTGACTGTATCTCATTGCTTCAGAGTCGTTTCTATGGTCTAGGACATCTTGACCCCCTTTCTATGACCTCTGCgaatgaggttatgttttcatcagtgtctcTTTGTTAGCTGGTCGAATTATGtgaaaactactcaactgaaaactactcaactgatttccatgaaattgtaGTTAAGGATGGGACATGACCGAAGACATTTGGGAGCGGATCCAGATAAACCGTCACATACAGTTTTTCGTTTGGGGGGAAAGGGCATTTAACTTGGCAGAGGAATGCCCTCTCatagtgcccttctagttttcaattatttatttatttctcatagCAGTATTATAATAATGCTTGAGTAACTCTACTTCAAAGTTCAATACTTCACAATCTCTTAtctctcttctccctttttctttaaTCACCCACTCTTTTCATCCGGCTCTCGTCTCCACAACAGTGCACTGCTGGCAGCGACACCATCACCAGTGGTTTTTTGCCACAATGACGTCCAGGAAGGTAAAAGAAACTTCTCACAAGTTTGTCTGATTGATCCTTGTCCCCTGTCCTGTGAGTCTGTCACATTTAGAAAGAAGAGCAGGATATTACATAAGTCAAAAGGGAGGATGGGGTCTCTATTAATAGGGACAGCTCATATTCTTGTGCATCATCCTATGGGTGAAAATGAGTCATGGACGTAGATGAGGTGACAGCCGCTGATTTAGGTTTCTAATGAATGCGTGTTTCACAGAACAGAAACTCCCTGAAGCTGAGCTTACATCACATGGCCaaatgtacactaccgttcaaaagtttggggtcacttagaaatgtccttgtttttcaaagaaaagcactgttttaattaacattaaattaatcagaaatacactctatacattgttaatgtggtaaatgactattctaggtggaaacgtctggttttcaatgaaatatctacataggtgtatagaggcccatttccagcaactatcactccagtgttctaatggtacattgtgtttgctaatcgccttagaagactaatggatgattagaaaacccttgaaaacccttgtgcaatgatgttagcacagctgaaaactgttttgctggtgagagaagctataaaactggccttcctttgagctagttgagtatctggagcatcacatttgtgggttcgattatactctcaaaatggccagaaaaagagaactttcatgtgaaactcgccagtctattcttgttcttagaaatgaaggctattccatgcgagaaattgtgaagaaactgaaaatttcctacaacggtgtgtactactcccttcagagaacagcacaaacgggctctaaccagagtagaaagagaagtgggaggccccggtgcacaactcagcaagaagacaagtatattagagtctctagtttgagaaatagacgcctcacaggtcctcaactggcagcttctttaaatggtacccgcaaaacgccagtgtcaacgtctacagtgacgaggcgactccgggatgctggccttctaggcagagtggcaaagaaaaagccatatctgagactggccaataaaaagaaaagattgatatgggcaaaagaacacagacattggacagaggaagattggaaaaaagtgttatggacagacaaatcaaagtttgaggtgtttggatcacacagaagaacatttgtgagacgcagaacaggtgaaaagatgctggaagagtgcctgacgccatctgtcaagcatggtggaggtaatgtgatggtctggggctgctttggtgctggtaaagtgggagatttgtacaaggtaaaagggattttaaataaggaaggctatcactccattttgcaacgccatgccataccctgtggacagcgcttgattggagccaatttcctcctacaacaggacaatgacccaaagcacacctccaaattatgcaagaactatttagggaagaagcaggcagctggtatgctgtctgtaatggagtggccagcgcagtcaccagatctcaaccccattgagctgttgtgggagcagcttgaccgtatggtacgcaagaagtgcccatcaagccaatccaacttgtgggaggtgcttcaggaagcgtggggtgaaatttccacagattacctcaacaaattaacagctagaatgccaaaggtctgcaatgctgtaattgctgcaaatggagcattctttgacgaaagcaaagtttgaagaacaaaattaatatttcaaataaaaatcattatttctaaccttgtcaatgtcttgactatattttctattcattttgcaactcatttgataaataaaagtgagttttcatggaaaacacgaaattgtctgggtgaccccaaacttttgaacggtagtgtatgtggACACCTGAGCATTATACCCACCAATGTTTGATTGcaatgtatatttttaaaccAATATATCTGATTCCAAAATCATGTGCATTATTATGCTACCTTAACAACCTAAACTCTTCTGGGAAGCGATCTGATTTGAAACTCGGTGAATCAGGAATCAAACTGTTGCCCCAATGTTATCAATTATCACTGTTCACAGTATAAGTTAAAAAATTACATAAATTCTCACTTAGAAGCCAAACCCCAGAAACAAAGCACAGTGGATGGTTCCCACAtacttttgtgtatttcttacATACAGACTTCTCAGTTACTAaccacacatactgtatatttattacTTTAGAGCTTTTTGTCATTGTGCAAAGAAATGTGACTCTTAAAGTACAAGGGCAGCTGAAGAGAGTAGATGCACCATAAGAACCCACATTATTTCCACACACGGGGTATTTACGCACACTCATAATGTGTGATGGCGTCTGCTCTTTGAATAGCTCAGATACTTGTCATTgtaacagaaataaaaccactgaTTAGATCAAAGTGGACAACGGTGGTTTTTCTcacttcttgtttttctgttgcagGAAACATTCTGATACTGGACGACAGCAGCCAGTCCTCAAAAGACAGACTCATGCTGATAGACTTTGAATACAGCAGCTACAATTACAGGTAATGTGTGAAGTCTGACTCATACGTAAGGTGTGAAGGGATCAATGAGTCATACATCAACACTGCTGATGCCTTATGGTTAGAAGTTAGTGTTTTGGGCCTGCCGTTTTAGATCTTTCCTCTGTGTATTAACATAGAACATGTTATTTTGTAGGGGTTTTGACTTTGGGAACCATTTCTGTGAGTGGATGTATGATTACACCTACAACCAGTGGCCTTTCTACAAAGCCTCACCAGAGAACTACCCCACCAGAGAGCAGCAGGTCTGTCGAAACATTTTACAGCCCTAGTGTAAAagacagtttcttttctttgcttcaTTTTTTCCATCCATGGTCTTAACAGAGGTTTATAAGCAACAATGGCTGTCATGTGGTCAAATGATTGTCTCTACTGAAAAGGCTGAACAGTGCATTGAATCACTTTCTAATCTCTGTGAAGCTCAGACCGATGACACTGTCCTACAGCTTCCAACTCAAGAGCTAAGTTGTTTAGGAGAAGATGATGGAAGTGTTTTGGTCTCACAATGCCCTCTAGTGGTTTTATTTCTTAGTACAATTTTAAGTTGAGGATGGAAAAAATAACCCTGTGGACCATAAACACAAAGTGTTGCAAAACAAGACCCAAATGTCTTTGCTAGTTCTAGACTTTTGTTATGGTAAGTCCACATTAGCAAGATGTATAGAATGCACGCACACTTTGCTTGTTACGCACACAGGTTGTCTGTTCATGCAAGAAGTGAAAccgtttcctctgcagagaagcattctctctctctatcttctgTACAATAGCAATCTGACATGGTGCAAACGAACATGTCTCACATTTTGTGCTACAAATCAGTCATTTGTCCCACAATCGTGATCTAGAAATGTGTGATCAACAATTGTAATGAAAAAGCATCTTAATTAATAACAGACAAAAGTAATCAGTTTTGGTACAATTAACTTATTGttagtatttatttatctatggCTGATATTATGGGTATGTATCAATACATTATTAAATGGAACaaagatgcaagtgtacatGTGACTTGTCATGAATAATGTTCATTCTTTTTGCAGCTTCATTTCTTAAGAAGTTATTTGTCAGAACGGAGAAAATATTCAGACATTCCTGAGGACCAGACGAAGATCGAAGAGGACATGATTATTGAAGCAAACAGGTGATAATTTTCAGCAGTGGTGTGCAGTCGCAACTTTTAGCAGAATCACAATAACCTTGGcaatgttgtgttatttattgtgtgtttggtttgatttgtaGGTATGCATTAGCTTCGCACTTCCTCTGGGCCCTGTGGTCCATCATTCAAGCCAAGATATCCAAGATCGAGTTTGGATACATGGTAAGGAGAATAGTTTTTGTCTGATGGAAACAAGTAAAAATGACATTTACTTAATTTTTCACTCCATCCATGCCTTATAGtgaataatattgttttttgcaGGACTATGCCCAGGTTCGATTGGATGCCTACTTCAAGCAAAAAAAGCTCTTCTCCTGAATTCCACCCTGTTGGGATATTTCTTTTCAGCAATGTGTTATTGAAACACCAGCTCTATGCACTTCAGCTCATGACGAGCTGTGGTTTTTGAAAAGTGTGAATTAGCATTTTAAGACGTGTGCATGAGCACAATTAAAGCTTTCAGGCAATCCAATTTCTCAAAGTACGTGCCTCTCCACAGAGTGGAATGTTGTTAGACCAGATTTAGCTCTGTAGCTCTGAATGTTGTTGTGAATCATGTAATGttcagatattttgttttattatttttagatgCACTTAACATTTCTGGACCATTTTTTTGTGACATCAATAATTGTTTAGCTGCACTGTCTTTGCATGTCAGTGATGGACAATCCTTGTTGCCAGAGTATTCATGTCTTTTCATTTCAGACACTGAATCTTACTGTAGCAGTCACGTTGTATTATTTGACTTGTAGAAATGAGTTCATTGTGGAAGGCTTTTGTATAACTCGttggtttattgtttttagtCATTCCACCTCACCTCTTTCTTCTGATGTTCACTTTGTATTTAGTCGCATAGGTAGATCCCATGATTGCAGATTGTGAGGGAAGAAGCAAAGTAAATATTCTCACCTGCCACTCCAAGCTATATCATGTGTCAGTCAGaataagtgaaaatgtgacCCACCAATTTTTGcagttattttaaaagtttaccTATATTGTTAACTTTTCACAGGGGCTATTTTATACATTATCATTGTAGCAAACAATACTTCCAGTTAGATTTACCATCAGAACAGTTATAAGATGTGAGGATCTTGTCACTACTTTGGGTGTAAGGTAATGACTGTACATTACTGCTGCTCCTTTAATTGTCGGCCCATGTTCGATtcagattattattatctctTGTCATATATGTGTCACTCTATGCTAATGTCAAtgattcaaatgttttctattcatagagtgtttttatttaacaagaataacttctgttattttttctatttggcACATAAATGTGGCCACATTAAATTGGatggattaaattaaattcaacagtgatttaaaacagttttggaATAAATTCTTgacttaaaaatataaaaacatgtattatttatgACTTTCCTTTCAACTCAATTGAATGTGAAGTGGggttttgacttttttttttattatttatactgtCTCCTGGATTTGACTGAATGCACTGCCATCAACTTTAATGTCCATATCTTTTTTTCACACATCAGTTTACTCTTGATACGAAACTAGTGAAAAATAATCTGTGCCTCATTAACTGTAGCTGTTTTTACAGCAGAGTTGTCCCAGTGCAGTTTCATACTGTTAAACTTTCTCTTTATTGTTTCGGTCCTATTTGCACTACTAAAatataattcaaaaataaacgTGCTTGGAAAATCTACTGgtgtactttttttatttatgtatttagtaCCTGTTCATTAACTAAGTATTCAAATTAATACTATTGACACATACTCTCATATTACTGCAAGGTAACTTGAATGCCCCATGGTGACGTAAAGGCGATCCTTCACTGTGCCAGAGGGCTGACTGTTGTCCTACCTCCATGTGCCAAGAATAGACCAGCGGGAACAAGAAGTCCACTGCTCAGAGATCGAGGGGAAACTTTAGAATCAACTGGatctgctgcagaacaaacaggaACTCTGAAGTCAAAGTTTGATCTTATCCAGCCTTTTATTTACCGTGCTGTTCCTGTTAGCACGGGGGTCTTAATGTAAATCTTAGCTGACTTTGCTGTCTGCTGTCAGAGGGCACGTGTGTGACTGAGAGCTGAGCAGGGCGAAGGAGTCGAACTAGAGGTACACAACTAAACTGACTCTTCCAGCCACTATTCTTCcattgtgcagcagctgttttgAATTCTTTGGCGGGGGGCTCGCCTGACCTTATATGGAGCCTTTAAAGCACCATTCTGAATGTGAGATTATAGCAATGGTAGTGTGAGAGGAGCAAAGGCcttttatagttttaaaaatTTAATAACAGTATAATGTGTCTGTAGTTTGTCAAAGTCAGAGATGAATCCTTTAAAGCAATATTTTATGTTACTCTTTGTGTGGGTGAGCTTGCAGCTGAAATCAGTTCTTCTAAGACTTTGGAGAGATTTGTCAGAGGTCATTAGTTCGATGTCATCCCCAAGTATAACAAATAGGCAAACTCGCCAAGAAGACTCAGAGGAGTGGAAAACCAATGAGACGCTGCGCACATATCACCATGGAGACGGAGGTAACACCATGGTTACAGTTCAAACAAGTACACATGCCTTCCATGtgagtaaataaaataacaaaacacaattattccagctctatttaaaaaagttatgCCTAAAACGGTGACTTTATGTATTAAAATGACATAATAGATTTCCATGttaatgttttctatcatgttgagttGAGTTTGAATAACTTAAATGAagttaaacataaatatatacattaaaaacacaatttatttaatgaaatcaaattatttgacttaacatgatagaaaacaacCCCATTAAATGGGACCCTTTACATTTACTTATGTAATAAAGTTACATGGAAATTGAATATGTAATTGAAAGTCAGgcatgtacatatatattttttgagtGTGTACAGGTAAAGCAAAAACTGGCCTCATTTTTAAGGTGGACCTCAGAAGACTTTCAGAGTGCAGCGAGTACTTCCGAGCCTTGTCCCAGTCCAAAATGAGAGAGACCTCCGAGAGTTTCATCCATCTGGACCACGTGTCTTCCTCCGTCTTCTACAATCTCCTTGAGTTCTGCTTCCATAGTAAGTTTAAAGTCCCGAAGGAGGAGCTGGACACACATATACAGGTAACAGAGATTGAAACCTCCATAGTTATTTATCTATGTCTCTATGTGCTGTGGTTCATCCACAAAACCAATGTACCGCCTCTTGTTTCCTACATTTTCCTGCCCCTGGAGGTCGGCAGCTATCTCCTGACTGAGGCCTTCCTCTCACGGTGCCTGTCAGCTCTGGCAGATGAGCTCAGGCCAGACAACTGTTTGTCCTTCCTGAATCTGGCTCAGGAGATGTGCTGCGCTGAGCTGAGGATGACGGTGCTCACCTACCTGAGTAGAAACATGATGGAGCTCTCACTCCTGACCAGGTATGCAACATGTCTGTGATCAGGATTCTCTGCATGGACTGAGCTTCTGTCTTGATCCATACCTCAGGTGTCTGAACGACGAGGAGGTGGATGAAGTTCTCAACCTGAGGACACAAGGACACAGACATCTCTGCAGCCTCAGGAAGGAGAACCTGACTTCTTGGAACGACCCAGAAACAGAACGCGCCCGCCACGTCTTCATCCTGAAAGAGACGGAGGACAGTGAAGCCTGGCGTCCGATCACA comes from the Hippoglossus hippoglossus isolate fHipHip1 chromosome 6, fHipHip1.pri, whole genome shotgun sequence genome and includes:
- the chkb gene encoding choline/ethanolamine kinase isoform X3, translated to MLPSPACYGRLFRLRSITGALRFSASPRCRLTPTLTNRRPLLLARTLTMHSSGKAKTCRGGRDEPGPGGAGEPGPELCGNIPSITTEDTGPPLERRRQDVVVDERNLRTPSPLFDASGDDDSEAESYRGGRTEGVDRDTRSRAFAWCRDFLSGSWKTIAEVDFEISIVSGGLSNLLYLCTLPEHVNSVGEEPRQVLLRIYGAILQGVDSLVLESVMFAILAERTLGPKLYGIFPEGRLEQYLPNTRMHTEQLSDPAVSAELATKVARFHEMVMPFNKEPKWLFGTIDKYMNQVMKLKFVREAHVKKFKRLMKFDLPAELQSLRFVGYKFNLRERTSCLSVSTLNADLCSTSSTTSLLRPPDTLTLATSRVPAQCLLSVFIYEHVLYLVDKPVSH
- the chkb gene encoding choline/ethanolamine kinase isoform X2; its protein translation is MLPSPACYGRLFRLRSITGALRFSASPRCRLTPTLTNRRPLLLARTLTMHSSGKAKTCRGGRDEPGPGGAGEPGPELCGNIPSITTEDTGPPLERRRQDVVVDERNLRTPSPLFDASGDDDSEAESYRGGRTEGVDRDTRSRAFAWCRDFLSGSWKTIAEVDFEISIVSGGLSNLLYLCTLPEHVNSVGEEPRQVLLRIYGAILQGVDSLVLESVMFAILAERTLGPKLYGIFPEGRLEQYLPNTRMHTEQLSDPAVSAELATKVARFHEMVMPFNKEPKWLFGTIDKYMNQVMKLKFVREAHVKKFKRLMKFDLPAELQSLRALLAATPSPVVFCHNDVQEGNILILDDSSQSSKDRLMLIDFEYSSYNYRGFDFGNHFCEWMYDYTYNQWPFYKASPENYPTREQQVCRNILQP
- the chkb gene encoding choline/ethanolamine kinase isoform X1 yields the protein MLPSPACYGRLFRLRSITGALRFSASPRCRLTPTLTNRRPLLLARTLTMHSSGKAKTCRGGRDEPGPGGAGEPGPELCGNIPSITTEDTGPPLERRRQDVVVDERNLRTPSPLFDASGDDDSEAESYRGGRTEGVDRDTRSRAFAWCRDFLSGSWKTIAEVDFEISIVSGGLSNLLYLCTLPEHVNSVGEEPRQVLLRIYGAILQGVDSLVLESVMFAILAERTLGPKLYGIFPEGRLEQYLPNTRMHTEQLSDPAVSAELATKVARFHEMVMPFNKEPKWLFGTIDKYMNQVMKLKFVREAHVKKFKRLMKFDLPAELQSLRALLAATPSPVVFCHNDVQEGNILILDDSSQSSKDRLMLIDFEYSSYNYRGFDFGNHFCEWMYDYTYNQWPFYKASPENYPTREQQLHFLRSYLSERRKYSDIPEDQTKIEEDMIIEANRYALASHFLWALWSIIQAKISKIEFGYMDYAQVRLDAYFKQKKLFS